In Phycisphaeraceae bacterium, a genomic segment contains:
- a CDS encoding HU family DNA-binding protein yields the protein MAKKTVKKAASKPAPKAAKIVGADKPRTKSEIYATIAEQANITKKDVASVFDAMSAMVSADLKKGKAEQFTVPGMMKITVVRKPATKARKGINPFTKEEVMFKAKPARNVVKVRPMKGLKDMVS from the coding sequence ATGGCCAAGAAGACCGTAAAGAAAGCCGCCAGCAAACCAGCCCCCAAGGCGGCCAAGATCGTCGGAGCCGACAAGCCCAGAACCAAGAGCGAGATCTACGCGACCATCGCCGAGCAGGCCAACATCACCAAGAAGGACGTGGCCAGCGTGTTCGACGCCATGAGCGCGATGGTGTCGGCCGACCTCAAGAAGGGCAAAGCCGAACAGTTCACCGTGCCGGGGATGATGAAGATCACCGTGGTGCGCAAGCCCGCCACCAAGGCCCGCAAAGGCATCAACCCGTTCACGAAGGAAGAAGTGATGTTCAAGGCCAAGCCGGCCCGCAACGTCGTGAAG
- a CDS encoding D-glycerate dehydrogenase yields the protein MTSTPSPAPRIAVSRTLSGTLSVPGATIDVLGEALPTPAALAEFARGASILVTMYTDRVDAALLAAAGAGLMGVCNVAVGVNNIDLDACRSAGVIVTNTPDAVTEGTADLAWALVLAVARRLIEADRYARSAAYPARGPLGMAEMLGQDLTGRTLHIVGAGRIGLAVAHRARAWGMSILYTARSRHWEFELSPLAAERVELDAGLARADVVSIHTPLTPATHHLIDARRLGLLKPSAILINTSRGPVIDEAALAARLHAGALWGAGLDVYEREPVIHPDLLTAPNTVLTPHIGSAAARYREEMTAMVAANAAAILRGEQPPNQVN from the coding sequence ATGACATCCACTCCCTCGCCTGCTCCCCGCATCGCGGTGTCGCGCACGCTCAGCGGCACGCTGTCTGTCCCCGGCGCGACGATCGATGTGCTTGGCGAGGCGCTGCCCACGCCCGCGGCCCTGGCCGAGTTTGCCCGCGGCGCGAGCATTCTCGTCACCATGTACACCGATCGGGTCGATGCCGCGCTGCTCGCGGCCGCCGGTGCGGGCCTGATGGGCGTGTGCAACGTTGCGGTCGGCGTCAACAACATCGACCTCGACGCCTGCCGCTCGGCCGGTGTCATCGTCACGAACACGCCCGACGCAGTGACCGAGGGCACGGCCGATCTGGCGTGGGCGCTGGTGCTGGCCGTCGCGCGGCGTCTGATCGAGGCCGACCGCTATGCCCGCAGCGCGGCGTATCCGGCCCGCGGCCCGCTGGGCATGGCCGAGATGCTCGGGCAGGATCTGACCGGCCGCACCCTGCACATCGTCGGGGCCGGGCGCATCGGCCTTGCGGTCGCCCACCGGGCCCGCGCGTGGGGCATGTCCATCCTTTACACCGCCCGCAGCCGCCACTGGGAGTTCGAACTCTCCCCCCTGGCCGCCGAACGCGTCGAGCTCGACGCCGGGCTGGCCCGGGCCGACGTAGTGAGCATCCACACACCCCTGACCCCTGCCACCCACCACCTCATCGACGCCCGTCGCCTGGGGCTTTTGAAACCGTCGGCGATTCTGATCAACACCAGCCGCGGCCCGGTGATCGACGAGGCCGCGCTCGCGGCCCGTCTGCACGCCGGCGCCCTCTGGGGTGCCGGGCTGGATGTCTACGAGCGTGAGCCAGTGATCCATCCCGACCTGCTGACCGCTCCCAACACGGTGCTGACCCCGCACATCGGCTCGGCAGCGGCCCGCTATCGCGAGGAAATGACAGCGATGGTCGCAGCGAATGCCGCCGCGATCCTGCGGGGCGAGCAACCCCCCAATCAGGTGAACTGA
- a CDS encoding bifunctional hydroxymethylpyrimidine kinase/phosphomethylpyrimidine kinase produces MSLVVTGTIGIDTVYVPSGEHRENILGGSCAYFAAAASIYGPVSVVAVVGEDFPPAMRQTLAGFANVNLDGLETRPGQRTFRWGGKYMKNMDQRETLYTELGVLEDAPPEIPHALRSAGFVFLANSHPGVQYHLLSQFADPVLAVADTMDLWINIARDELEVLLAHVDGLVLNYDEAELLTGLANPVAAGRKILEAGPRFVVIKKGEHGAILIHEDGLAALPAYPAERVIDPTGAGDTFAAGLMANLASEYKSGRAVDPGSFAAVRRAMAHGTVVASFTIESFSLDRLASLTTGDVNQRFDEYAAMMRLV; encoded by the coding sequence ATGAGCCTCGTCGTCACCGGCACCATCGGCATCGACACCGTCTATGTGCCCAGCGGAGAACACCGCGAGAACATCCTCGGCGGCTCGTGCGCCTACTTCGCCGCCGCCGCCAGCATCTACGGCCCCGTGTCGGTCGTCGCGGTCGTCGGCGAAGACTTCCCACCCGCCATGCGCCAGACGCTGGCCGGCTTTGCCAACGTCAACCTCGACGGCCTCGAGACCCGCCCCGGCCAGCGGACCTTCCGCTGGGGCGGCAAGTACATGAAGAACATGGATCAGCGCGAGACGCTCTACACCGAACTGGGCGTGCTCGAAGATGCGCCGCCCGAAATCCCCCACGCGCTGCGCTCAGCCGGGTTCGTGTTCCTGGCCAACAGCCACCCGGGCGTGCAGTACCACCTGCTGAGCCAGTTCGCCGACCCCGTGCTCGCGGTCGCCGACACCATGGACCTGTGGATCAATATCGCGCGCGACGAACTCGAGGTCCTGCTCGCCCACGTCGATGGGCTGGTGCTCAACTACGACGAGGCCGAACTGCTCACGGGCCTGGCCAACCCCGTCGCCGCCGGGCGCAAGATCCTCGAGGCCGGGCCGAGATTCGTCGTCATCAAGAAGGGAGAGCACGGCGCGATCCTCATCCATGAAGACGGGCTGGCCGCCTTGCCCGCCTACCCCGCCGAGCGCGTCATCGACCCCACCGGCGCCGGCGACACCTTCGCGGCCGGACTCATGGCCAACCTGGCCAGCGAGTACAAGTCCGGACGCGCGGTGGACCCCGGTTCGTTCGCCGCAGTCAGGCGGGCGATGGCCCACGGCACCGTCGTGGCCAGTTTCACCATCGAGTCGTTCAGCCTCGACCGCCTGGCAAGCCTCACCACCGGTGATGTGAACCAGAGATTCGACGAGTACGCCGCCATGATGCGGCTGGTGTGA
- a CDS encoding class I SAM-dependent methyltransferase: MSDTPEPAYLKPYAEAARAVGARFEALLWLSRESQTARFATIAAMLDSQAGAMADFGCGRADLLEHLLDAGLAPARYIGIDGVEAMVAAGNERITARRIDNASCRFDDFVANQTIFADLARDMKIDTFVFSGSLNTLTQEIAEAVLDRAFAALPAGGVLIFNFLSSEAPNREGNSQTGPARRFKTLALVRFALDRTPLVRFACDYLGGHDATIRMERP; this comes from the coding sequence ATGAGCGACACGCCCGAACCGGCGTACCTGAAGCCGTATGCCGAGGCCGCCCGCGCCGTCGGCGCCCGCTTCGAGGCGCTGCTGTGGCTCAGCCGCGAGAGCCAGACCGCCCGCTTCGCGACCATCGCGGCCATGCTCGACAGCCAGGCGGGCGCGATGGCGGACTTCGGCTGCGGCAGGGCGGACCTGCTCGAACACCTGCTCGACGCCGGGCTGGCGCCCGCGCGATACATCGGCATCGACGGGGTCGAAGCCATGGTCGCCGCGGGAAACGAGCGCATCACCGCGCGCCGCATCGACAACGCCTCGTGCCGCTTTGACGATTTCGTGGCCAACCAGACCATCTTCGCGGATCTGGCACGCGACATGAAGATCGACACCTTCGTCTTCTCGGGCTCGCTCAACACGCTCACGCAGGAGATCGCCGAGGCCGTGCTCGATCGGGCCTTCGCCGCGCTGCCCGCCGGCGGCGTGCTGATCTTCAACTTCCTGTCGTCCGAAGCCCCCAACCGGGAAGGGAACAGCCAGACCGGCCCGGCCCGCCGATTCAAGACCCTCGCCCTCGTGCGCTTCGCCCTCGACCGCACGCCGCTCGTCCGCTTCGCCTGCGATTACCTCGGCGGGCACGACGCGACCATCCGCATGGAACGACCCTGA
- a CDS encoding type 1 glutamine amidotransferase, which yields MARIIVFQHSPHGTPGRLGMTLRDHGFVLDIRRLDLPEPHSGWFPPDLDNVHGVISLGGPQNVDESHPWLAGELAFLKRAHEAALPVVGICLGCQLIAAALGGSVAKMKQPEVGMLPIDITVPGQTDTLLAGMPWRHIQFQSHGYEVTSPPPGAQILATSAQCRVQVFRVGMRTVGIQFHPECDRAMIERFESVPGSLAAKAGLGIEELARQIDEHYQQYARIGDRLSLNISTMLFPFQSLLAV from the coding sequence ATGGCACGCATCATCGTCTTCCAACACTCACCACACGGCACGCCCGGTCGACTCGGCATGACGCTGCGCGACCACGGCTTCGTGCTCGACATCCGCCGCCTCGATCTGCCTGAGCCGCACAGTGGATGGTTCCCGCCCGATCTCGACAACGTGCACGGCGTGATCAGCCTCGGCGGCCCGCAGAATGTCGATGAAAGCCACCCGTGGCTGGCGGGCGAACTGGCCTTCCTGAAGCGCGCTCACGAAGCAGCCCTCCCCGTCGTGGGCATCTGCCTCGGCTGCCAGCTCATCGCTGCCGCCCTCGGAGGCAGCGTCGCAAAGATGAAACAGCCCGAAGTGGGCATGCTGCCGATCGACATCACCGTGCCCGGCCAGACCGACACCCTGCTCGCGGGCATGCCATGGCGACACATCCAGTTCCAGAGCCACGGCTATGAAGTCACCTCGCCCCCGCCAGGCGCACAGATCCTGGCGACCAGCGCCCAGTGCCGCGTGCAGGTCTTCCGCGTCGGCATGCGGACCGTCGGGATCCAGTTCCACCCCGAATGCGACCGGGCCATGATCGAGCGCTTCGAAAGCGTGCCCGGTTCGTTGGCCGCCAAGGCCGGACTGGGCATCGAAGAACTCGCCCGACAGATCGATGAGCACTACCAGCAGTACGCCCGCATCGGCGACCGCCTGAGCCTGAACATCTCGACCATGCTCTTCCCCTTCCAGAGCCTGCTCGCGGTCTAG